TGTCGTAGTGCGGGATGATCAGGCCGGAGTGGAAGGACGAGTTGATGCCGTGCCCGGTGAAGTCCCGGACCACGCCGTAGCCGAAGCGCTTCGCGTACGACTCGATGACCCGGCCGATCACGTTGATCTGGCGGCCCGGCTTCACGGCCTTGATCGCCCGGTTCAGGGCCTCGCGGGTGCGCTCCACCAGCAGCCGCGACTCCTCGTCCACCTCACCGCACAGGTACGTGGCGTTGTTGTCGCCGTGCACGCCGCCGATGAACGCGGTGACGTCGAGGTTCACGATGTCGCCGTCGCGCAGGACGGTGGAGTCGGGGATGCCGTGGCAGATGACCTCGTTGACCGAGGAGCACAGGGACTTCGGGAAGGCCCGGTAGCCCAGCGTCGACGGGTAGGCGCCGTGGTCGCACATGTACTCGTGCGCGACCCGGTCCAGCTCGTCGGTGGTCACCCCCGGTGCGATCAGCTTGGCGGCCTCTTCCATCGCCTGGGCGGCGATCCGGCCGGCGATGCGCATGGCCTCGATGGTCGCGGCGGACTGCACCTCCGGTCCGGTGTACGGAGTGGGCGCGGGCTTGCCCACGTACTCGGGCCGGCGGATGTTTCCGGGAACGGAACGGGCGGGAGAGAGCTCGCCTGGTACGAGCAGCGACTGGCCAGACATGCAAGCGAGTGTATCCAGCGGGGATGGGGCAGCATGGCGGCAGAGAGCGGTATCGAGAGGTATCGAAAGGAGCCCGAGGACGATGGCCCTGTTCAAGAAGCGTCAGGTGGGCAAACCCGGCGAGTGGTACTACTGCCTGGTCCACCACAAGGTCGAGGAAGGCCCGGAGTGCCCGGCGAAGGACCGTTTCGGCCCGTACGCGACGCCGGCGGAGGCGGCCCACGCCATGGAGACCGCGCAGGAGCGCAACCTCGAATGGCAGACCGACCCCAAGTGGAACGACAAGTCCCGCGACGAGGACGAGGGCACGGCCGCCCCGTAGGACCGGGGGCTCCGAGGCCTACCAGCGGCTGGGCGGCGGCGCGGTCAGCTGGTCGGCCAGCCGCGCCAGCCGGTCCCGCAGCCGCCGCGGCCCGCGCCGCACCGGCAGGCTGTTCTCCCCGGCCGCCGCGCTGACCAGGTGCTGCACGGTGTCCAGGTCCAGCTCGCCGGCCCCTTCCCGTACGGACAGGGCGTCGTGCGCGAGCGCGGCGAGATCCGCATCCCCACCGTCCAGGGACAGTACGGTCGCCCCCGCGCGGCGGGCGTCGTGCACCCGCTCCAGCAGCCCCGCCCCGGGCTCCTCCGGCGCCACCACCAGCAGGGTGTGCCCGCGCCGGGCCGCCTCCAGCCGGCCCAGCCCCACCGACAGGTGCGCCGGCTCCCCGGGCAGCACGCGGTGGCGTACGAGCGTGGGCGCCAGCTCCGGCAGCCCGGACCAGGCGGCCTCGTCCACCAGGTGCGCCGCCAGGTGCCAGGGCTCGTACTGCTCGGTCCCCACCAGCAGCAGATTCCCGCCGGCCGGTGCGAGGGAGCGCCGCAGCGATCCGGCGAAGCGGCGCGCGGCACCGGGCCACTGCGTACCGGCGAGCACCTCGCGCAGCAGCGCGACCCTCACGGCGTCCATATCGGCATCCTGCCGCACGGAAGGGGCGTACGGGAGCGCTTCGTCCCGCTTCGCCCGGCCGGACGCAGCCCCGTTCCCGTTCGACTCTGCGGATCCCGGCATTACCCTCGCCCCCATGACCTCCACAGACAGCAACCAGACTTCCCCCGCGACGGCGCCGGCCAAGGCACCGGCCAAGGACCCGTGGGACCTGCCGGACGTCTCCGGCCTCGTCGTCGGCGTCCTCGGCGGCACCGGCGACCAGGGCCGGGGCCTGGCCTACCGGCTCGCCCGGGCCGGCCAGAAGGTGATCATCGGCTCCCGCGCCGCCGACCGCGCGCAGAGCGCCGCCGACGAACTGGGCCTCGGCGTGGAGGGCGCGGACAACGCCGAGTGCGCGCGCCGCAGCGACATCGTGATCATCGCGGTGCCGTGGGAGGGACACGCCAAGACCCTCGAAGCCCTCCGCGAGGACCTCGCGGGCAAGCTCGTGGTGGACTGCGTCAACCCGCTGGGCTTCGACAAGCAGGGCGCGTACGCCCTCCCCGTCGAAGAGGGCAGTGCGGCCCAGCAGGCCGCGGCGCTGCTCCCCGACTCCCGGGTGACGGCGGCCTTCCACCACCTCTCGGCGGTCCTGCTCCAGGACGAGTCCGTCGAGGAGATCGACACCGACGTGATGGTCCTCGGCGAATCCCGCGCCGACACGGACATCGTGCAGGCGCTGGCCGGCCGTATCCCGGGCATGCGCGGGGTCTTCGCAGGCCGCCTGCGCAACGCCCACCAGGTGGAGTCCCTGGTCGCCAACCTGATCTCCGCGAACCGCCGCTACAAGGCCCACACGGGCCTGCGCGTCACGGACGTCTGAGCCGCCGGCCCCGGACCCGGCGACCCCGTACCGGGCGACCCCGGACCCGGCGACCCCGTACCGGGCGACCCGTACCCGGCGGCCGCCTTCGCAGCGGCCGCCGGGTACGGACCCCGTCAGCCCCGGCGGCTGCCGGCGCGCGCCTCGACGGGGCCCAGGTGCGCCACCACCCCCTGGTAGAAGCGGTCCACGGCCTCGTCGACGCTGCGGATGAACCCGGACTCGGTGTTGCCGCGGGTGTTGCCCATGCCCTTGATCAGCGACAGCCGGAACCCGCTGAGCGGCGCGCCGCCCTTGGGCAGCAGGTCGCCCGGCTCGGGGCGCAGCCGCTCCAGGGTGCCGCGCGGCCCGTTCCCGCCCTCGACGAGGGTCTCCACGTGCAGGTCCGCCGGCGCCTCGGCCAGCAGCCGGACCAGCCGCTTGACCGTGGTCAGCGGATACGAGCCCTCCGGCGCCGGTACGTCGACCGTGGTGCGGACCTTCCCCGTCCGCAGATCGGCGGTCACCGCGATGACGCTGCTCGTCCCGTCGATGCGCAGCTCCGCGCAGAGCCGTCCGTCCCGGCACAGCTTCTGCGCCGCGGCGGAGCGGCGCGCCTGCGGATCGCTGCCGCGCCGGACCCGCTGCACCGGGAGCGCCTTCTGGCCGAGCTCCCCGCCCAGGCGCAGGCAGACCTGGCGGATCAGCCGCTCCCAGCTCTCGACCACCTCGACGGCGCGCGCATCGTCGAGGGCGAGGGTTTCGTCCTCGATCCCCTTGCGTACGGGCACCCAGGCGGCCCCCATGTTCTGGAATCCGTGGCAGCCCGACTGCTCGTGCCGGAGGTACTCCAGCAGCTCCTGCAGCAGCCAGGCGTGCGCGGCGTTGCCCACGCCCTCGTGGCGGATCAGCATCTGGGCCTGGTGGGCCACTTCGGCCCAGGACAGGTGCCAGAGGCTGACCTTGTGCTTGCGGCGCCCGTCGATCTTGACGTCCACCATGGCGGTGCCCTCGAGGGCGACGTCGTTGGAGAGCGTGATCACGGCCTCGTAGCCGCGGCGGGCGGCGATGTCCATGTACTGCTGGACCTGCTCGGCCTTGAGCGGGTTGCCGTTCGTCTTCGTCTCCACCAGCGCCGTCCAGAGCTTTCCGGCGCGCTCGACCCGGATCACCCCGTCCGGGCGCCGCGGGGTCTCGCCGTGGGGGAGGGACACCTCGGTGAAGGTCTGCATCCGTCCGGCGGGGGCGCCGAACGCCGCCGTGAGGCGGCGGCCGAACTCCGGCACCTGCGCCATGACGGACAGCAGCACGGAGGTGGCGCGCACCTCGCGCTCCTTGTCGCTCTTCACCGTCGGGACGGGGAACAGCCGGGCCGGGCGCCAGGAGTCGTTCTCGGCGAGCGAGTTCCCGGCCACCTTGGGCAGGGTGACCTTCTTCCTGGTCGTACGGGGACCCCGGCCGCGTGCCTGGGCGGGCACGGCGGCGCTGCCCCCGGCCTCCGGCGCGACAGGCCCGGCCGGGACCGCGGCCGGGACCGCAGGCGGGACCGCGGCCGGGCCTGCGGGCGGCCCCGGCTCGGCCTCCGCCGCGGGCGCGCCCTGGGCCGCGGGTTCGGCATCGGCGGCGACCCCGCCGCCCTCCCCGCCGACCTCGCTCTCCTCGAGGACGGAGATGCCGAAGTCCGTGGCCAGACCGGCCAGTCCGGTCTCGTAGCCCTGCCCGACCGCGCGGAACTTCCACTCCTCGCCGCGCCGGTACAGCTCACCGAAGATGAACGCGGTCTCCACGCCCGCGTCGTGGATCGAGAACCCGACGAGCGGTTCGCCGGCCCGGTCCGCGACCGTCATCCGCAGGTCGTCCAGGTCGCCGAAGCGCGCACCGCCGTACTGACTGGCCGCCACCACGATCCGGGCGACCCCCTCGGGGACGGCGGTGAGATCCACACTGATCCGGTCCTCGTCACCACTCCCGGTCGGCGCCTTCCCCAGCAGCTGCACGCTTCCGTCGGCGGCGGCGGGGTTGTTGTAGAAGTAGAAGTCGTTCTCGCTGCGGACCTTGCCGTCCCCGTCGACGAGGAGCACCGAGACGTCGGCGTCGCCCGCCCCCGACGCGCTGCTCCAGCTCAGGCTGACGACCACGGCCCCGGCGTCCTCGCTGAGGGCGGTCAGGCTGACGTTCGCACCCTTGGAGATCTCCTGCATGTCCATCCCCCCAGTCGCCCGGCAGCGTCCGCATCGGACCGAGCAGGCCGGACTGTCGTTCCGTCGTGCTTGTCGCGCGAGATTCGCGGCGCGCCCCCGGCGAACCGTAGCGGCGTGGTGCGCGGGAGATCGGGAAACGAGGAAAAAGGGTCGGAAGCGGAGTGCGCGGGGCTTTACGGGAGCACTGCAGGGCATGGGGGACACTGGAGGGGCTCGACCCCACCCCGTGTCGCCGAGGAGCTGTTCCCCATGCCCCGCCTTGCCCTGTTCGCCATCGTCGTCTGCGTCCTGTCCGTGGCCGCGGCCGTGGTCGCCTTCGTGGAGGGCAGCTTCCTGGGGATCGTCTGGGTGCTGCTGGCCGGGCTCACGTCCAACATGGCCTGGTACTACCTGCGCAAGGCGAAGGCCGAGAAGGCAGCGCGCTCCGTCGGCTAGGCAGGCGCGGTTCTAGGACTGCGGGACCGTGCAGAAGCCGTTCGTGTCCTGCCAGAAGCGGTAGAGGTCGCGGCCGCAGTAGGTCTCCAGGTCGGACACGCCCAGCGTGGACAGCAGATTGCGCACCACGTCGAAGAAGTACCCGTTGATCTCCGGGATCCACAGCAGCGCGAAGACGGCGATCAGCCCGAACGGCGCCAGCGGCGCCACCTCGCGGCGGATCCGGTACGAGAGCCAGGGCTCGATGATCCCGTAGCCGTCCAGGCCCGGCACCGGCAGGAAGTTCAGGATCGCCGCCGAGACCTGGAGCAGCGCGAGGAAGGCGAGCGCGAAGCGGAACGCCATCGGGACCCCGTCGAGGGCGTTCAGCCAGAACGGCGCGGTGCAGACGATCGCGAAGGCCACGTTGGTCAGCGGGCCCGCCGCCGAGATCAGGCTGTGCTTCCAGCGGCCCTGGATCCGGTCGTGCTCGATGTACACGGCGCCGCCGGGCAGGCCCAGCCCGCCCATGATCACGAAGATCACCGGCAGGATGATGCTGAGCAGCGCGTGCGTGTACTTCAGCGGATTCAGCGTCAGGTAGCCCTTGGCCCCGACGGTGAGGTCGCCGCTGTGCAGGGCCGTGCGGGCGTGCGCGTACTCGTGCAGGCAGAGCGAGACGATCCACGCCGAGGTGACGAAGAGGAACACGGCGAGCCCGGTGCTCGTCGAGTACCCCGTCCACACGGCCCAACCGGTGACCGCCATGACGGCGAAGATGCCGAGGAATACGGAACTGATCTGCCGCTCGTTGCGGCTGCCCTGATGACCCATGCGGCGAAACCTACCCCGCGCAAGAGGCCAAAAGGAGTACGGGGCCGGGGCGCGGGCCGGTGACAATGGGGCGGTGCGCTACGCGATTCTCGGCACTGCCCAGGCCATCCGCGACGACGGGACCCCCGTCGCCGTCGGCGGAGCGCGCCTGCGGGCGCTGCTGACGGCGCTCGCGCTGCGCCCGGGGCGGGCGGTGCCGGTGCACCTGCTCGTGGCCGAGGTGTGGGACGCGGACCGGCCGGCGGATGCGCCGGCCGCGCTGCAGGCGCTGGTGGCCCGGCTGCGAAGGGCGCTGGGACACGGGGCGGTGCGCTCGGCGGACGGCGGGTACCTGCTGGTCGCGGCGCGCGAGGACGTCGACCTGTACCGCTTCGAGCGGCTCGCACGGGCCGGAGCCGCGGCGCAGGACCCGGCCGAGGCGGCCGCCCTGTACGACGAGGCCCTGGCGCTGTGGCGCGGCCCGGCGCTGGCGGATCTCCCGGACCCGGCGGCCGAGTCCGCCCGGTGGGAGGCCGTACGCCTGGACGCGCGCCGGGGCCGGCTCGCGGCGGCCCTGGCCCTGGGCGAGGCCGAGCGCGCCCTCCCGGAGCTGACCGCCCTGTGCGAGCAGCGCCCGCTGGACGAGCCGCTCCAGGTCCTGCGGATCCGCGCGCTGCAGGACGCGGGCCGCCCGGCGGAGGCACTGGCCGCCTACGACACCGTCCGCCGCACCCTCGCCGCCCGCCTGGGCACGGACCCGGGCCCGGCCCTGCGGACCCTGCACACCCAACTCCTGACCCCTGCCCCGGCCGCCGCGGCGCAGCCCCCGGGCCCGGGGCGGAGCACCACCGGGACCGCCCCCGCGGCGGAGCCGGGCCAGGGGCCGGGCGCCGAGCCGGCCGGCGGCCCCGTACCGCCCGGACAGGGGAACTTGCGGGTGCGGCTGACCAGTTTCGTGGGGCGGGAAGGGGACATCCGGGTCATCCGGGAGGACCTGGCGCGGGCTCGGCTCGTCACCCTGCTCGGGCCCGGCGGGGCCGGGAAGACGCGGCTGTCCCAGGAGGCCGCCGAGCGCGCCGCCGTGGCCTGGCCCGACGGCGTGTGGTTGGTGGAGCTGGCCCCCGTGGACGATCCCGAGGACGTCGCCGAGGCGGCGCTCACCGCGCTCGGCGCGCGGGAGACCAAGCTGCGCGGCGCCGCCGCCGAGGAGCTGCGGGCGCTGACCGACCGGGCCGGGGACCAGCCCCTGGACCGGCTCGCGGAGCACTGCGCGCGGCGGCGGATGCTGCTGATCCTGGACAACTGCGAGCACGTCGTCGGCGCCGCCGCCGAGCTGGCCGAGGAACTCCTCGCGCGCTGCCCCAGCGTCCGGATCCTGGCCACCAGCCGCGAACCCCTCGGCGTGCCGGGGGAGTTGCTGCGGCCGGTGGAGCCGCTGCCCGACCCCGTCGCGCTGCGGCTCCTGGGAGACCGCGGGGCCGCCGCCCGGCCCGGGTTCAGCGTCGAGGACGACCCGGCCGCCGCCGCCGAGATCTGCCGCCGCCTCGACGGGCTGCCGCTCGCGATCGAGCTGGCCGCGGCCCGGCTGCGGCTGCTCACCCCGCGCCAGATCGCCGACCGCCTCGACGACCGGTTCCGGCTCCTGACCGGGGGAGCCCGTACCGTCCTGCCCCGCCAGCAGACCCTGCGCGCCGTCGTCGACTGGTCCTGGGAGCTGCTCGACGAGCCCGAGCGCGCCGTCCTGCGCCGCCTGTCCGTCTTCGCCGGCGGCTGCGACGTGGCCGCCGCCGAAGCCGTGTGCGCCGGCCCCGACACCCTCGACACCCTCGACGTCCTCGGCTCCCTCGTCGACAAGTCCCTCGTCGTCGCCGCCCCCGGCCAGGGCGACGGCATGCGCTACCGGCTCCTCGAGACCGTCGCCGAGTACGCCGCCGAGCGGCTGGCCGAGGCCGCCGGGGACCGCGCCGATACCGAGCGCCGCCACCTCACGTACTACCGCGAACTCGCCCGCACCACCGAGCCGTTGCTGCGCGGCCGCCGCCAGCGCGAGGCCACCGGCCGCTTCGCCGCCGAGTACGAGAACCTCCGGACCGCCCTGCGCCGCGCCATCGCCGCCCGCGAGACCGACGAGGTGCTCTGCCTGGTCCACTCCCTCACCTGGTACTGGCAGATGCACGAACTGCGCGCCGAATCCCGGCACTGGTCCGATGCCGCCGGCGCGCTCGGCCCCGACCCCTTCGCCCAGCCCGTCACCCCCGCCGAGCCGGTGTACGCACGACTCGTGGACACGCCCCCGCCGTACACCGGGGAGCTGCTCACCGAGGCCTGGCGCGGCATCCGGCTGATCCAGCTCGCCTCCCGCGACCAGACCAGCATGAGCTGGACCTCGCCGGAGATCCGGGACCGGGTCGAGGGGGTCCTCGCCGCCTACCGGCCCGGCCTGCCGCAGACCTGCCGCTTCCCTGCCGGCCTGTGGATCTACGCCGTGATGATCGCCGGGGAGTCCGGCCTGCTCCGGGAGGTCCTCGACGCCACCGTCGACACCGCCCGCGAGCTGGACCACCGCTGGGAGCTGGCCGGCGCCCTCCAGGTGCGGGCCAACGTACTGGCCAACCGGGCCGCCTGGTCCGGCGACGCGGCCCGCGACGCCGACGAGAGCCACGCCCTCTTCGAGGCGCTGGGCGACGACTGGGGCTGCGCCGAGGCCCTCTCCGCCCGCGCCGAATCCCGCGAGAAGCGGGGCGAGTACGCGGCGGCCGCCGACGATTTCCGCGCCGCGATCGAGCACGCCGAGCGGCTCGGCGCCCCCTCGCAGGTCACGGTCCTGCGCGTGCGGATGGCCGGGACCCTCGTCGAGAGCGGCGCGCTCGCCGAGGCCGAGGAGATCCTCGCCGGGGTCGTCAGCACCCCCCTCGGCTACGGCAACGAGGTCATGCCGATCGCCCGGATGTTCCTCGCGAGCGTCTACGGCCGCACCGACCGCATCCCCGAGGCCCACCACCAGCTCCAAGTGCTGCGCGAGGAGTTCGCGTTCGGCGCGTTCGCCGTCTTCGACGGGTTCCTGCTCGGCACGATGGCCTGGCTGGCGAACCAGGAGGGCAAGTACGCGGACGCCCTCGCCCTGCTGCGGCCGGCCATGGAGGCCGCCGACGACCCCCTCGCCCTGATGGTCGCCCCGCAGATGCCCGCCGTGTACCTGATGACGGCGGCGCTGTCCCACGCCGGCCTCGGCGGCGCGCAGCACGCGTACGACGCGGCGCGGCTGCTCGGCGCGTACCGGGCCCTGCTGCCGCCCCAGCACTTCCCGGTCAGCATGGAGCGCGAGGACGCCGCCCGGGCCGAGGAGCTGACGCGTGCTGTGCTCGGGGACGCCGGGTACGCATCCGCATACGCCGAAGGCGGCGGCCTCACCCTGGAGGAGGCCACCGCCCTCATCTGACCCGGCCCCCCGTGCGGGGCCCGTCCGGGACGCGATCCGGAACGGACCGGTCGTCCGGATCAGGTCTTCTGGCGGAACTTGCGGACTGCGAGCGGCATGGTGACCGCCGTGATGGCCACCGACCAGATCAGGGTCACCGTCACCGGGTGGGCGACCGCACCGCCGTTGATCAGGCCGCGGGCCGCGTCCGCCAGGTTGGACAGCGGGTTGTAGTCCGTGAAGGTCTGCAGCCAGCCGGGCATCGTCGACGGCGGGGCGAAGATCGAGCTGCCGAACTGCAGCGGCATCAGGACCAGCATCGCCATGCCCTGGACGGCCTGCGCGGTCTTCATGGTGAGGCCGAGCAGGATGAAGATCCACATCAGCGAGGCGCCGAAGACCGCCGACAGGCCGATGGACAGCAGCAGGTCGAACACCGAGGTCTTGATCGACAGGCCGAGCATGAAGCCCACGGTGAGCAGGATCGCGATGGCGACCATCATCCGGCCGAGCTCGACGACGATCTTGGCGATCAGGACGGACGACCGGGCGATGGGCATGGACCGGAAGCGGTCCATCACGCCCTTCTTGAAGTCGTCGTTGACGCCGGTGCCGACGCCCATGGCGATGTTCATGCCCATCATGGCCATCAGGCCCGGGACGACGTAGTTGACGTACGCCTCCTGCTGGCCCTTGCCGGAGATCGCGCCGCCGAAGACGAACACGAACAGCAGCGTGAAGATGATCGGCATGAACAGGACGTCGAACATCGACTCGGGGTCCTGCTTGATCTGCAGGGCGTTGCGGCGCACCAGGGCGCCGATGTGCCGCAGGTTGGCGCGCAGGCCGATCCGGCCCTCGCCGGCCGGGGCCGCGGAGGCCTTCGGCGCGGCCGCGGAGGCCCCTGCGGTACTGGGCTTCGTCGTGGTTACGGTGCTCATGCCGCGACCTCCTCGGTCTTCTCGGTGGGAACGGAGTCCTCGACGGAGGTGGGCCGCTGGCCGGTGATGGCCAGGAACACCTCGTCCAGGCTGGGCAGGTACGTGCCGAGGTCGGCGATCGCGTACCCGCGGGCGGCCAGCAGGCCGACCACGGCGGTCAGCTGCTCGTCGCTCAGGATCGGGACCAGCAGCACGCCCTCGTCCGGGACGGCCTGCGAACCGGCCACACCGTCGAGCCCGGCCTCCGCCAGCGCACGGGCCATGCCCGGAAGGTCGGACGCGGCGGCGGGGCGGATCTTCAGGGTCCGGCCGCCGACCCGGGCCTTCAGCTCGTCGACCTTGCCGTTGGCGATGACCTTGCCCCGGTCGATGACCGTCAGCTCGCTCGCGAGCTGCTCGGCCTCCTCCATGTACTGGGTGGTCAGCAGGACGGTGGCCCCCTCGGCGACCATCCGCTGCACCTCGTCCCACACCTCGTTGCGGGTGCGGGGGTCCAGGCCGGTGGTCGGCTCGTCCAGGTACAGCACGGCCGGGCGGCCGATCATGGAGGCGGCCAGGTCGAGCCGGCGCCGCATGCCGCCGGAGTAGTTCATCGCGGCCTTCTTGGCGGCGTCGGTGAGCGAGAACCGCTCCAGCAGCTCGTCGGCGCGCGACCGGGCGTCCTTGCGGGACAGGTCGAGCAGCCGGCCGATCATGTAGAGGTTCTCCCAGCCGGAGAGCTTCTCGTCGACCGAGGCGTACTGGCCGGTCAGGCCTATGGTGCGGCGCAGCTGCCGCGGCTGGCGGACCACGTCGTAGCCCGCGACGGTCGCGGTCCCGGCGTCCGGGACGATCAGGGTGGAGAGGCAGCGTACGAGGGTGGTCTTGCCGGCGCCGTTGGGCCCGAGGACCCCGAGGACGGTGCCCTCGCGGACGTCCAGGTCGACACCGTCCAGGGCTTTGGTCTCGCCGTAGTGCTTGACCAGTCCCCGCACCTCTACGGCGTTCGAGCCGTTCAGGGGATTCTTGTCGTTTCGCGTCATGGGCACCATGGGACCATCCGCCACCGACAACGCACCGACAGCGGACCGACAGGCAGCCGACGGGAAGCCGGCAGCCCGCCGACGACGCGTCGGCGGGCTGTCGGGCGGGCGCCTGTTCGATCAGTGGAAGCTGTGCTCGGCCTGCGGGAACGTTCCGCCGACCACGTCCTCGGCGAAGGCCTTCGCCGCGTCGCCCATGGTCGCGCGGAGGTTCGCGTACTGCTTCACGAACTTCGGCATCTTCCCGCCGGTCAGGCCCATCATGTCGGTCCACACCAGCACCTGCGCGTCGCACTCCGCGCCGGCGCCGATGCCGACCGTCGGGATGTGCAGGGACCGGGTGACCTCGGCGGCCAGCTCGGCCGGAACCAGCTCCAGCACCACCGCGAAGGCGCCCGCGTCCTGCGCCGCCTTGGCATCGCGCAGCAGCTGGTGCGCGGCCTCGTCGCCGCGGCCCTGCACCCGGTAGCCCATGGCGTTCACGGACTGCGGGGTCA
The Streptomyces sp. NBC_01296 DNA segment above includes these coding regions:
- a CDS encoding AfsR/SARP family transcriptional regulator, whose protein sequence is MRYAILGTAQAIRDDGTPVAVGGARLRALLTALALRPGRAVPVHLLVAEVWDADRPADAPAALQALVARLRRALGHGAVRSADGGYLLVAAREDVDLYRFERLARAGAAAQDPAEAAALYDEALALWRGPALADLPDPAAESARWEAVRLDARRGRLAAALALGEAERALPELTALCEQRPLDEPLQVLRIRALQDAGRPAEALAAYDTVRRTLAARLGTDPGPALRTLHTQLLTPAPAAAAQPPGPGRSTTGTAPAAEPGQGPGAEPAGGPVPPGQGNLRVRLTSFVGREGDIRVIREDLARARLVTLLGPGGAGKTRLSQEAAERAAVAWPDGVWLVELAPVDDPEDVAEAALTALGARETKLRGAAAEELRALTDRAGDQPLDRLAEHCARRRMLLILDNCEHVVGAAAELAEELLARCPSVRILATSREPLGVPGELLRPVEPLPDPVALRLLGDRGAAARPGFSVEDDPAAAAEICRRLDGLPLAIELAAARLRLLTPRQIADRLDDRFRLLTGGARTVLPRQQTLRAVVDWSWELLDEPERAVLRRLSVFAGGCDVAAAEAVCAGPDTLDTLDVLGSLVDKSLVVAAPGQGDGMRYRLLETVAEYAAERLAEAAGDRADTERRHLTYYRELARTTEPLLRGRRQREATGRFAAEYENLRTALRRAIAARETDEVLCLVHSLTWYWQMHELRAESRHWSDAAGALGPDPFAQPVTPAEPVYARLVDTPPPYTGELLTEAWRGIRLIQLASRDQTSMSWTSPEIRDRVEGVLAAYRPGLPQTCRFPAGLWIYAVMIAGESGLLREVLDATVDTARELDHRWELAGALQVRANVLANRAAWSGDAARDADESHALFEALGDDWGCAEALSARAESREKRGEYAAAADDFRAAIEHAERLGAPSQVTVLRVRMAGTLVESGALAEAEEILAGVVSTPLGYGNEVMPIARMFLASVYGRTDRIPEAHHQLQVLREEFAFGAFAVFDGFLLGTMAWLANQEGKYADALALLRPAMEAADDPLALMVAPQMPAVYLMTAALSHAGLGGAQHAYDAARLLGAYRALLPPQHFPVSMEREDAARAEELTRAVLGDAGYASAYAEGGGLTLEEATALI
- a CDS encoding ABC transporter permease, encoding MSTVTTTKPSTAGASAAAPKASAAPAGEGRIGLRANLRHIGALVRRNALQIKQDPESMFDVLFMPIIFTLLFVFVFGGAISGKGQQEAYVNYVVPGLMAMMGMNIAMGVGTGVNDDFKKGVMDRFRSMPIARSSVLIAKIVVELGRMMVAIAILLTVGFMLGLSIKTSVFDLLLSIGLSAVFGASLMWIFILLGLTMKTAQAVQGMAMLVLMPLQFGSSIFAPPSTMPGWLQTFTDYNPLSNLADAARGLINGGAVAHPVTVTLIWSVAITAVTMPLAVRKFRQKT
- a CDS encoding TerD family protein, yielding MQEISKGANVSLTALSEDAGAVVVSLSWSSASGAGDADVSVLLVDGDGKVRSENDFYFYNNPAAADGSVQLLGKAPTGSGDEDRISVDLTAVPEGVARIVVAASQYGGARFGDLDDLRMTVADRAGEPLVGFSIHDAGVETAFIFGELYRRGEEWKFRAVGQGYETGLAGLATDFGISVLEESEVGGEGGGVAADAEPAAQGAPAAEAEPGPPAGPAAVPPAVPAAVPAGPVAPEAGGSAAVPAQARGRGPRTTRKKVTLPKVAGNSLAENDSWRPARLFPVPTVKSDKEREVRATSVLLSVMAQVPEFGRRLTAAFGAPAGRMQTFTEVSLPHGETPRRPDGVIRVERAGKLWTALVETKTNGNPLKAEQVQQYMDIAARRGYEAVITLSNDVALEGTAMVDVKIDGRRKHKVSLWHLSWAEVAHQAQMLIRHEGVGNAAHAWLLQELLEYLRHEQSGCHGFQNMGAAWVPVRKGIEDETLALDDARAVEVVESWERLIRQVCLRLGGELGQKALPVQRVRRGSDPQARRSAAAQKLCRDGRLCAELRIDGTSSVIAVTADLRTGKVRTTVDVPAPEGSYPLTTVKRLVRLLAEAPADLHVETLVEGGNGPRGTLERLRPEPGDLLPKGGAPLSGFRLSLIKGMGNTRGNTESGFIRSVDEAVDRFYQGVVAHLGPVEARAGSRRG
- the npdG gene encoding NADPH-dependent F420 reductase — translated: MTSTDSNQTSPATAPAKAPAKDPWDLPDVSGLVVGVLGGTGDQGRGLAYRLARAGQKVIIGSRAADRAQSAADELGLGVEGADNAECARRSDIVIIAVPWEGHAKTLEALREDLAGKLVVDCVNPLGFDKQGAYALPVEEGSAAQQAAALLPDSRVTAAFHHLSAVLLQDESVEEIDTDVMVLGESRADTDIVQALAGRIPGMRGVFAGRLRNAHQVESLVANLISANRRYKAHTGLRVTDV
- a CDS encoding ATP-binding cassette domain-containing protein, with protein sequence MVPMTRNDKNPLNGSNAVEVRGLVKHYGETKALDGVDLDVREGTVLGVLGPNGAGKTTLVRCLSTLIVPDAGTATVAGYDVVRQPRQLRRTIGLTGQYASVDEKLSGWENLYMIGRLLDLSRKDARSRADELLERFSLTDAAKKAAMNYSGGMRRRLDLAASMIGRPAVLYLDEPTTGLDPRTRNEVWDEVQRMVAEGATVLLTTQYMEEAEQLASELTVIDRGKVIANGKVDELKARVGGRTLKIRPAAASDLPGMARALAEAGLDGVAGSQAVPDEGVLLVPILSDEQLTAVVGLLAARGYAIADLGTYLPSLDEVFLAITGQRPTSVEDSVPTEKTEEVAA
- a CDS encoding site-2 protease family protein; this encodes MGHQGSRNERQISSVFLGIFAVMAVTGWAVWTGYSTSTGLAVFLFVTSAWIVSLCLHEYAHARTALHSGDLTVGAKGYLTLNPLKYTHALLSIILPVIFVIMGGLGLPGGAVYIEHDRIQGRWKHSLISAAGPLTNVAFAIVCTAPFWLNALDGVPMAFRFALAFLALLQVSAAILNFLPVPGLDGYGIIEPWLSYRIRREVAPLAPFGLIAVFALLWIPEINGYFFDVVRNLLSTLGVSDLETYCGRDLYRFWQDTNGFCTVPQS
- the map gene encoding type I methionyl aminopeptidase, producing the protein MSGQSLLVPGELSPARSVPGNIRRPEYVGKPAPTPYTGPEVQSAATIEAMRIAGRIAAQAMEEAAKLIAPGVTTDELDRVAHEYMCDHGAYPSTLGYRAFPKSLCSSVNEVICHGIPDSTVLRDGDIVNLDVTAFIGGVHGDNNATYLCGEVDEESRLLVERTREALNRAIKAVKPGRQINVIGRVIESYAKRFGYGVVRDFTGHGINSSFHSGLIIPHYDSPHATTVIEPGMTFTIEPMLTLGTHEYDMWADGWTVVTKDRKRTAQFEHTLVVTDTGAEILTLP